The following are encoded together in the Theileria orientalis strain Shintoku DNA, chromosome 1, complete genome genome:
- a CDS encoding uncharacterized protein (RNA recognition motif, RNP-1 domain containing protein), with amino-acid sequence MPPKKTKRGTKKEKKVEATPEENLEVEEKVGVDETELGVKLEEESEEKGLEVDVEGQMDPFGQPTDSEAQKSEEELPNDDNEAYMDVVNVDLSIEEDPGVLQQQEQQFEEEEQTDDLLLEMGDLLNALVQLSSELEEKEEDEEEGAIREDEVPFERLPELNPESSVLLLVNLPPELDSSRVLSLFKDSKLVTSVTLISKTQVKVFFRSQRIAAEAKSRLDNIKLYNRRLQALYARDIFANNYVPPPAYPPMAQPPGNYNRMPNNFQNRNNFFPHVPPPPNKTYTRLPQDKGKLIFNKYKLLNVTLQQLLLEFYNKMNLVPGTGKSKWDETKSFFENQVAFDRVYQKLGITTRYILIGNLKEDIMENSESVYDFLSRFTNNSYTYQIVKLPYNYASRPDSESLEDRKWLHVVFEKNRDGSGFFNKLNHLINYKREQGNMEAEDPDNVKDLVLKYSCPLSATESLWISNVHEFCGYFKSEDDVYGFFNSLGVVKNFKLVYDAGCIFVTFQNKDITTRIYNFLNTLSPKRVIKVSSYTNSRNNPGAPERVDLEAELYPLEKDTDVLNVDFSGKTENSFVLGQKLLNAIKRRADSQEVIDRLLKSNDISNFMSEPQSKRQRTPYPRDSYRDSYREGRDSRDNRDSRDLREGYGRDRDREFNRFRQRYPINKERVDRFGRTIRNYDRMRRDEPWKGPKGHPNDSVHPYRDPGARDSYLEQPGAKLGGQKGVGPGPEVDAPIDAEPFKPRSPERPPPESPAEGGKREMIYSKLLKRGKYICRVSCAFVRGDYDSKLPEMLDVNQRANPERLKNCLAKSSELSLWQLGADSKDDSDKYDSLCDYLISKNRVALVQQGPYDVYIVPPNDSYVEMLQTPDANFMYAYLLPRSP; translated from the exons ATGCCTCCGAAAAAAACTAAGAGAGGAACCAAAAAGG AAAAAAAAGTCGAAGCTACACCCGAAGAGAATTTAGAAGTTGAAGAAAAGGTTGGCGTGGATGAAACAGAACTGGGTGTAAAACTGGAGGAAGAGTCAGAGGAAAAGGGCTTGGAAGTGGACGTGGAAGGACAAATGGACCCTTTCGGACAACCAACGGACTCTGAAGCACAAAAATCCGAGGAAGAACTCCCTAACGATGATAATGAAGCATATATGGATGTCGTAAATGTAGACTTGAGTATTGAAGAGGACCCTGGAGTGTTACAGCAGCAAGAACAGCaatttgaagaagaggagcagACTGACGATTTACTGCTGGAAATGGGAGACCTGTTGAACGCATTAGTGCAGCTTTCGTCGGAACTtgaagagaaggaagaagacgaggaagaaggagctaTAAGGGAAGACGAAGTGCCATTTGAGCGCCTCCCGGAACTAAACCCAGAAAGCAGCGTGCTTTTGTTGGTTAACTTGCCACCAGAACTGGATAGCAGCAGAGTACTGAGCCTGTTCAAGGATTCAAAGTTGGTGACGAGCGTGACGCTGATAAGTAAAACGCAAGTCAAGGtcttcttcaggtctcAGAGAATAGCCGCAGAGGCGAAGAGCAGACTCGACAACATAAAGTTATACAATCGCAGACTGCAGGCACTATACGCCAGGGACATTTTCGCAAACAACTACGTTCCGCCGCCAGCATACCCGCCAATGGCACAGCCGCCGGGAAACTATAACAGAATGCCAAACAATTTCCAAAACAGGAACAACTTCTTTCCACACGTGCCTCCGCCGCCAAACAAGACGTACACGCGTCTGCCGCAGGACAAAGGAAAGTTGATATTCAACAAGtacaagctgctgaacgtgacgctgcagcagctgctgcttgAGTTCTACAATAAGATGAACCTGGTCCCAGGCACAGGCAAGTCCAAGTGGGACGAGACGAAGAGCTTCTTTGAAAACCAAGTGGCATTCGACAGAGTGTACCAGAAACTGGGGATCACAACCAGATATATTCTAATAGGAAACCTGAAAGAAGATATTATGGAGAACTCGGAGAGCGTCTACGACTTCCTGTCGAGGTTCACGAATAACTCGTACACGTACCAGATAGTGAAGTTGCCGTACAACTACGCGAGTCGTCCCGATAGCGAGTCCCTGGAGGACAGGAAGTGGCTGCACGTAGTGTTTGAAAAAAACAGGGACGGATCAGGCTTTTTTAACAAGCTGAACCACCTGATAAACTACAAAAGGGAACAGGGGAACATGGAGGCAGAGGACCCGGACAACGTGAAGGACCTCGTTCTCAAGTACTCGTGTCCCCTCAGCGCCACGGAGAGTCTCTGGATAAGCAACGTCCACGAGTTCTGCGGGTACTTTAAGAGCGAAGATGACGTGTACGGCTTCTTCAACAGCCTCGGAGTGGTTAAAAACTTTAAGCTGGTGTACGACGCGGGCTGCATATTCGTGACCTTCCAGAACAAGGATATAACCACGAGAATATACAACTTCCTGAACACTCTCTCACCTAAGAGGGTCATCAAGGTGTCGAGCTACACAAACTCGAGAAACAACCCGGGAGCCCCGGAGAGAGTGGACCTAGAAGCAGAGCTGTATCCGCTGGAGAAGGATACAGATGTGCTGAATGTGGACTTCAGCGGGAAGACGGAAAACAGCTTCGTCCTGGGCCAGAAGCTGCTCAACGCAATAAAGAGAAGAGCAGACTCCCAGGAGGTTATCGATAGACTGCTCAAGTCAAACGATATTTCAAACTTTATGTCAGAGCCGCAGTCGAAGAGGCAGAGGACA CCATACCCCAGGGATTCATACAGGGATAGCTACAGAGAAGGCAGAGATAGCAGGGACAACAGAGACAGCAGGGACCTTAGAGAAGGGTATGGCAGAGACAGAGACCGAGAATTCAACCGATTCAGGCAGAGGTACCCCATCAATAAGGAACGTGTGGACCGCTTCGGACGCACAATCAGGAACTACGACAGGATGAGGCGGGACGAGCCGTGGAAAGGACCAAAAGGCCACCCAAACGACTCGGTGCATCCCTACAGGGACCCTGGCGCCAGGGACAGCTACCTGGAGCAGCCTGGCGCCAAGTTGGGGGGGCAGAAGGGTGTCGGCCCAGGCCCTGAAGTCGACGCGCCGATCGACGCAGAGCCGTTCAAGCCGCGCTCCCCAGAGCGGCCGCCGCCCGAGAGTCCCGCGGAAGGCGGGAAGCGTGAGATGATATACAGCAAGCTGCTCAAGCGCGGCAAGTACATCTGCAGGGTCAGCTGCGCGTTCGTCCGCGGAGACTACGACTCGAAGCTGCCCGAGATGCTCGACGTCAACCAGCGCGCGAACCCCGAGAGGCTCAAGAACTGCCTCGCCAAGTCCAGCGAGCTCTCGCTCTGGCAGCTCGGCGCAGACTCGAAGGACGACAGCGATAAGTACGACTCCCTGTGCGACTACCTCATCTCCAAGAACCGCGTTGCGCTCGTGCAGCAGGGCCCCTACGACGTGTACATTGTGCCGCCCAACGACTCCTACGTGGAGATGCTTCAGACTCCAGACGCCAACTTCATGTACGCCTATCTTCTCCCTAGGTCCCCCTGA
- a CDS encoding uncharacterized protein (ribosomal protein L22/L17 family protein), which translates to MMYGFFYVPRLFTGFGRILNTQRAFFSGLSNKSCGIKNPYYRKKGLWEWRKKLIHRLNRNRYRRKFITPKRVDKEELPIKSKEFARVWDFKVEELPISLKRLKLYSKLLTNLHLQDAIDWLTAFPNIKTNRILNSMSESQKKIYEEHGGDPSRLYIDNIIINYSRPIKQLKHHALGNFGIMCTWRNTLKYKIREMPMNEFYQKIFILGKVPKSMSSEMRNAIYDKRVDSQNIAAWFPYLTAHSRFIFRKVLYITVDLDIQIKP; encoded by the exons ATGATGTATGGCTTCTTTTATGTGCCCAGGCTATTTACTGGCTTTGGAaggattttaaatacacaaagAGCCTTTTTTTCTG GTCTATCAAATAAAAGTTGTGGAATCAAGAATCCTTACTATCGCAAGAAGGGACTTTGGGA ATGGCGCAAAAAGCTGATCCACCGCCTTAACAGAAACAGATACAGACGTAAATTCATCACACCGAAAAGGGTCGACAAGGAAGAATTGCCA ATTAAATCAAAAGAATTTGCCAGAGTATGGGACTTTAAAGTGGAAGAACTGCCAATAAGTCTGAAAAGATTGAAGCTGTACTCTAAGCTG TTGACGAATTTACACCTCCAGGACGCAATAGATTGGCTCACAGCCTTCCCaaacattaaaacaaaCAGAATATTAAACTCA atgaGTGAATCGCAAAAGAAGATATACGAAGAGCACGGCGGAGATCCGAGTAGGCTGTACATAGacaacataataataaactacTCGCGTCCGATTAAGCAGTTAAAACACCATGCATTGG GGAATTTTGGGATAATGTGCACGTGGAGAAATACGCTCAAGTACAAAATACGAGAAATGCCAATGAACGAGTTCTACCAGAAAATATTCATACTGGGAAAG GTGCCCAAGAGCATGAGCTCGGAGATGAGGAACGCAATATACGACAAGAGGGTCGATTCACAAAACATCGCAGCCTGGTTCCCGTACCTGACTGCACACTCACGGTTTATATTTCGCAAAGTACTATATATTACTGTTGACCTAGATATCCAGATAAAGCCTTAA
- a CDS encoding cytochrome C oxidase assembly protein-like produces MILSAISTGRILKGSGIFILQEYLISRSKINRSGYLKALCTVSKSRLNGGQRHTQTEGHTTANDGSKRPKVVDYLKYNERFANVPKLTVKEEDGTSNALIVLVIAMFGISFACVPLYEYFCQQTGYLGTTKRTKTYSPPPENSNLRKFEIDFVTHSHINWEFKPCQKRVVVRPGETTLSFYRAKNLTKEPIIGIAAYHVIPDEAGLYFNKIQCFCFEEQLLNPGEEVDLPVLFFLDPDIVKDKKLHGVDKITLSYIFFEANSEIPPEYKVQFK; encoded by the exons ATGATTCTTTCTGCCATTAGCACGGGTAGAATCCTAAAGGGGAGTGGAATCTTCATTTTACAggaatatttaataagtaGGAGTAAGATAAATAGATCGGGGTATTTAAAAGCGTTATGTACTGTTAGTAAATCGCGCTTAAACGGTGGCCAGAGACACACGCAGACTGAGGGGCACACTACCGCAAATGATGGCAGTAAAAGGCCCAAAGTAGTAGATTATTTGAAATACAATGAACGATTTGCCAATGTTCCAAAGTTAA CTGTTAAGGAGGAGGATGGGACAAGTAACGCCCTGATTGTACTGGTGATCGCAATGTTCGGCATTTCTTTTGCCTGCGTGCCCCTGTATGAGTATTTTTGTCAGCAAACTGGGTATTTGGGTACCACCAAGAGGACGAAAACGTACTCTCCACCTCCAGaaa ACTCGAACTTGAGGAAGTTTGAAATCGACTTTGTCACACACTCGCACATCAATTGGGAATTTAAGCCATGTCAGAAAAGAGTAGTAGTTAGACCTGGAGAGACGACTCTGTCGTTTTACAGAGctaaaaatttaacaaaggAACCCATAATTG GAATTGCCGCCTACCATGTTATCCCTGACGAAGCTGGATTGTATttcaataaaatacaatgtTTCTGCTTTGAAGAGCAGCTTCTTAACCCAG GGGAGGAAGTTGACTTGCCGGTGCTATTTTTCCTAGACCCAGACATTgttaaagataaaaaattgc ATGGAGTTGACAAGATTACACTATCGTACATATTCTTTGAGGCAAACTCAGAGATACCTCCCGAATATAAAGTTCaattcaaataa
- a CDS encoding uncharacterized protein (helicase-associated region domain containing protein) produces MDKVISAYKDEIVHSVEEYNVVIVSGYPDNYMYSYVPFYLYSRGFTKSNTVNRKPPKICTIFNDKTQVAYFSDMCSSLTNDKSKVTSVFDGNSEYNVKSEIVYTTSDYILKLLVTDPLISEFSVFVVCDVHERSLNTDLLLSFLKSLVGVRSRLRLVLLTHSKNVKYLISYFKEDINEEKKERALNETRKGNGIQHSKLRDVYYIHMDDDSRYYRVNYLPVPTSNYLDSIITTVYEMLDEPGNILIFVPTREHAQVLKSGLDSMISQSSKFTGNVNVKCLRAENYLEDTNTDQYVPEQVSNVFICTSVTDYQFGMGDITYMIDSCLTKRKTSDYINTGVSEAVTSSTREEMVIRASLIKFSGECFRLITESDYYTTIQASIEPEIMTKDLTMTVLLLKSLGFKKLSQFDFLTKPPTESLQHSLYVLYLLGAIDANGDLVYPIGNLMAELRVTPYLSNFLYNSVEKGCSEEALIIFSVLQVKDILWKRFGRVNRNESSYINERLESAKLTFAADEGDLISYFNVFQLSKYYKDEDSRWFSSHMINEGAIKMAQKIKTKTAEILSKYHLETKSCDGDVELLVKTIFSSFFLNVACKEHLIENYQNSKQFISSYKPSNKMWESAQGEQQYVLVKWYEKENYKKLYIHPSSFIAKENPDWVVFNESTQIDGKVYMEDVTKVKPE; encoded by the exons ATGGACAAAGTTATAAGCGCCTATAAGGACGAAATTGTTCATTCGGTGGAGGAATATAACGTCGTTATTGTCTCCGGATACCCGGATAACTACATGTATTCATAcgttcctttttatttgtactcCCGGGGATTCACGAAATCGAACACCGTTAACAGAAAACCCCCAAAAATATGTACTATTTTTAACGATAAGACACAGGTCGCTTATTTTAGTGATATGTGTTCGTCACTCACCAATGACAAGTCAAAGG TGACGAGTGTGTTTGATGGGAACTCAGAGTACAATGTAAAAAGCGAGATCGTATACACAACGAGCGACTACATCCTCAAGCTTCTAGTAACCGACCCCCTGATATCGGAATTCTCAGTGTTCGTAGTGTGCGACGTGCACGAACGCAGCCTGAACACGGATCTGCTGCTGTCGTTCTTGAAGAGTCTGGTGGGAGTCCGCTCGAGACTGAGACTGGTGTTGCTGACACACTCGAagaatgtaaaatatttgatatcGTACTTTAAGGAGGACATAAAtgaagagaagaaggaaaggGCGCTAAACGAAACGCGCAAGGGCAACGGAATACAACACAGTAAGCTGAGGGACgtatattatattcacATGGATGACGACAGCAGATACTACAGAGTTAATTACTTGCCAGTGCCCACGTCAAACTACTTAGATTCAATTATAACGACAG TGTATGAAATGCTGGATGAGCCGGGGAATATTTTGATCTTCGTGCCGACGAGAGAGCACGCCCAAGTGTTAAAGTCGGGGCTGGACAGCATGATAAGTCAGTCCTCAAAGTTCACAGGGAACGTGAACGTGAAGTGTCTGAGGGCAGAAAACTATCTGGAAGACACAAACACAGACCAGTACGTGCCGGAGCAAGTGAGCAACGTGTTCATATGCACGAGCGTCACCGACTACCAGTTCGGAATGGGAGATATCACGTACATGATAGACAGCTGTCtgacgaagaggaagaccTCGGACTACATTAATACGGGAGTGAGCGAGGCCGTAACGTCCTCGACGAGGGAAGAGATGGTGATAAGGGCGAGTCTGATAAAGTTCAGCGGAGAGTGTTTCCGCCTAATAACAGAGAGTGACTATTACACGACAATCCAGGCGAGCATAGAGCCGGAGATAATGACGAAGGACCTGACGATGACGGTGCTGCTCCTGAAGTCGCTCGGGTTTAAGAAGCTGAGTCAGTTTGACTTTCTGACGAAGCCGCCCACAGAGTCACTGCAGCACTCACTGTACGTGCTGTACCTATTGGGAGCAATAGACGCAAACGGAGATTTGGTGTATCCGATTGGGAACCTGATGGCAGAGTTGAGAGTCACGCCCTACTTGTCGAACTTCCTCTACAATTCAGTCGAAAAGGGGTGCTCGGAAGAAGCACTGATAATCTTTTCAGTACTACAG GTGAAGGATATACTGTGGAAAAGATTTGGTAGAGTAAATCGCAACGAGTCTTCTTACATAAATGAAAGACTGGAAAGTGCAAAGTTGACGTTTGCAGCAGACGAGGGAGACCTAATCTCATACTTCAACGTGTTCCAGCTATCGAAATACTATAAGGACGAGGACAGCCGGTGGTTTTCATC GCACATGATAAATGAAGGGGCCATCAAAATGGCgcaaaaaattaaaacaaagaCCGCAGaaattttaagtaaatatcACCTTGAAACG AAAAGCTGCGACGGAGACGTCGAGTTGCTGGTCAAGACCATTttctccagcttcttcctcAACGTGGCCTGCAAGGAGCACCTGATAGAGAACTACCAGAACTCGAAGCAGTTTATATCATCCTACAAGCCCTCGAACAAGATGTGGGAGAGCGCTCAAGGGGAACAGCAATACGTGTTGGTGAAATG GTACGAAAAGGAGAATTATAAAAAGTTGTACATACACCCTTCATCCTTCATCGCCAAGGAAAACCCAGACTGGGTGGTATTCAACGAGTCCACACAGATAGACGGCAAAGTATACATGGAAGACGTGACCAAAGTTAAACCAGAGTAA
- a CDS encoding uncharacterized protein (KOW domain containing protein) produces MPRAEVGSQKWLANKMKSKGLQKLKWYCQMCEKQCRDENGFKCHRLSEGHQRMMQVFCQNSGRFMDGFSRTFENEFMKLMRTRYCKTKILANSVYQELISDKQHVHMNATVWVTLSEFVLYLGRSGKCKVEHTPKGWYIEYIDQEKLKREEDERARFKREVTLEEKHYKLIQKLIEEARDRGEFEDQDEYTPLMKDPNEKIVITTNVNTTATSDHTNRGVNVFKEFYHRSKNQDRDKEGHSKRGDSERDGRTHSRDGDDKSREKRKSELELLMEYTQKRSKHNRNSGSSKESEEPDTWLCNDIMVKVILKSHEMYKQKFKVIRVSNNVATLEYTNGTFQIQDKYLETVIPKEKNRVKILSGKNKGLIGTLVSADPDNLKASVSIHGNLFEFDYDSISQYVS; encoded by the exons atgcCGAGGGCAGAAGTAGGCAGCCAGAAATGGCTTGCAAACAAAATGAAGTCAAAAGGGcttcaaaaattaaaatggtaCTGCCAAATGTGTGAAAAACAGTGTAGAGATGAAAACGGGTTTAAG TGCCATCGCCTTTCCGAGGGGCATCAGAGGATGATGCAGGTGTTCTGCCAAAATTCGGGCCGTTTTATGGACGGATTTTCGCGAACGTTTGAAAACGAGTTTATGAAATTGATGAGGACGAG GTATTGTAAGACGAAGATTCTGGCGAATAGCGTTTACCAGGAGCTGATTAGCGACAAGCAGCACGTGCACATGAACGCCACAGTCTGGGTGACTCTATCGGAGTTTGTTCTTTATTTGGGCCGCAGCGGGAAGTGCAAGGTGGAGCACACCCCGAAGGGCTGGTACATCGAGTACATAGACCAGGAAAAGCTGAAGCGCGAGGAGGACGAAAGGGCCCGGTTTAAAAGAGAAGTAACCCTCGAGGAGAAGCACTACAAGCTGATAcagaagctgatagagGAGGCGAGGGACCGCGGAGAGTTTGAAGACCAGGACGAATACACACCGCTAATGAAGGACCCAAATGAAAAAATCGTAATAACCACGAACGTGAATACGACTGCAACCAGTGACCACACAAATAGGGGAGTAAACGTGTTTAAGGAGTTTTACCACAGAA GTAAGAACCAAGACCGCGACAAAGAAGGCCACAGTAAGAGGGGTGATTCCGAAAGAGACGGCCGTACGCACTCCAGAGATGGCGACGACAAGAGCAGGGAAAAGAGGAAGTCGGAACTTGAGTTGCTAATGGAGTACACTCAAAAAAGATCTAAGCACAATCGCAATAG CGGCAGTTCCAAAGAGTCGGAGGAACCTGACACCTGGCTGTGCAATGACATAATGGTCAaggtaattttaaagtccCATGAAATGTATAAGCAAAAGTTCAAAGTGATACGCGTTTCCAA CAACGTGGCCACATTGGAGTATACCAACGGCACTTTTCAGATTCAGGATAAATACCTGGAAACTGTAATTCCA aaggagaagaataGAGTTAAGATATTGTCTGGCAAAAACAAGGGGCTGATAGGTACACTGGTCTCAGCTGACCCCGATAACCTAAAGGCGTCAGTGTCAATCCACG gCAACTTGTTTGAATTCGACTACGACAGTATCAGTCAGTATGTTTCCTAA